A genome region from Salvia splendens isolate huo1 chromosome 19, SspV2, whole genome shotgun sequence includes the following:
- the LOC121780325 gene encoding uncharacterized protein LOC121780325 isoform X2 — MMQRWCWRLRSLAALASSTHLRPPAAARLLHTVPNLFHKPPLASRSLIAPNFTSHISASTFPTPITQSPLSLIQVRHITAKQRKRKLKSRKPMTPVVSKVKKVKIKGYSSYKSRFRLMHDGQIRRWKEGKRHNAFSKLMQR, encoded by the exons ATGATGCAGAGATGGTGCTGGAGGCTCCGCTCTTTGGCAGCCCTTGCTTCCTCTACCCACCTCCGCCCTCCCGCCGCTGCTCGTCTCCTCCACACTGTCCCCAATTTATTCCACAAACCCCCACTCGCCTCTCGTTCTCTAATTGCACCCAATTTTACCTCCCACATCAGCGCCTCCACCTTTCCCACTCCTATCACACAGTCGCCTCTCTCT TTGATCCAAGTACGGCATATCACTGCTAAgcagaggaagaggaagttgaaGAGTAGGAAGCCAATGACTCCAGTAGTTTCCAAAGTCAAAAAAGTCAAAATCAAAGGCTACTC GTCTTATAAAAGCAGATTTAGGCTTATGCATGATGGGCAAATCAGGCGGTGGAAGGAGGGGAAGAGGCATAATGCATTCTCAAAG CTTATGCAAAGGTAA
- the LOC121780325 gene encoding uncharacterized protein LOC121780325 isoform X1, whose product MMQRWCWRLRSLAALASSTHLRPPAAARLLHTVPNLFHKPPLASRSLIAPNFTSHISASTFPTPITQSPLSLIQVRHITAKQRKRKLKSRKPMTPVVSKVKKVKIKGYSSYKSRFRLMHDGQIRRWKEGKRHNAFSKSKKSKRRLRQPGIVPAAYAKVMKKLNFCA is encoded by the exons ATGATGCAGAGATGGTGCTGGAGGCTCCGCTCTTTGGCAGCCCTTGCTTCCTCTACCCACCTCCGCCCTCCCGCCGCTGCTCGTCTCCTCCACACTGTCCCCAATTTATTCCACAAACCCCCACTCGCCTCTCGTTCTCTAATTGCACCCAATTTTACCTCCCACATCAGCGCCTCCACCTTTCCCACTCCTATCACACAGTCGCCTCTCTCT TTGATCCAAGTACGGCATATCACTGCTAAgcagaggaagaggaagttgaaGAGTAGGAAGCCAATGACTCCAGTAGTTTCCAAAGTCAAAAAAGTCAAAATCAAAGGCTACTC GTCTTATAAAAGCAGATTTAGGCTTATGCATGATGGGCAAATCAGGCGGTGGAAGGAGGGGAAGAGGCATAATGCATTCTCAAAG TCTAAGAAGTCAAAACGACGACTGAGACAACCTGGTATTGTTCCTGCAGCTTATGCAAAGGTAATGAAGAAGCTAAATTTCTGCGCTTGA
- the LOC121780323 gene encoding uncharacterized protein LOC121780323, with amino-acid sequence MAEISSQQKEAAMATTTPDSHNVAAQDMYKAGGGGGGLEEKPSKAEVLGWYMYGLCSYFVHTVLIPIVFPLIISQTVSDPPPPPQGWERSYQNVTCKHTEMLLYEELVHRAIKLGGKNVSPLEWTSISWFMGLILSAPVLGIVSILLDYSHYQQLIAGAATIIGAIFCLPAGFFKKSWIFPPYIAIIVAANTIVGAAHARHLGLMIRGFTGSVIPQQQFANRRSFTSRLSLYSTAAGCLGAAIMSSFTYHMFSHKDHFTAMWVVSIFSGLVWGLGLLHIFSTDRATTTYNDAPSHSAPITHVLSIFRYPHAAGSLAAVFLSSFMSMCIFGAALLHAMGYSCFQTKNILFLWLTYFMVPIASLPLVHPLQLTMKLDAEKMQLLGFILSTLASGFGFYYKGAMWTKGNLFFFAAIQGSATGFLHAFGRVLWLDCSPAGKEGAFSVWFSWARALGACAGFAVATSIPGNVGRAFGASFCAGLVGMVILIFGNISSFKGAKAAGHVIKSGKNSPAPEFVADRSKTTVLSEVLAKGKAEV; translated from the exons ATGGCAGAAATCAGCTCGCAGCAAAAGGAAGCAGCCATGGCTACTACTACCCCAGACTCTCACAATGTGGCCGCGCAGGACATGTACAAGgccggcggaggaggaggaggactcGAGGAGAAACCCTCCAAAGCTGAAGTTCTCGGCTGGTACATGTACGGACTCTGCTCCTACTTCGTCCACACCGTCCTCATCCCCATCGTCTTCCCGCTTATTATCAGCCAGACCGTCTCGgatccgcctccgccgccgcaggGCTGGGAGAGGAGCTACCAGAATGTCACCTGCAAGCACACTGAAATGCTACT ATATGAAGAACTGGTGCACAGGGCAATTAAACTGGGTGGGAAGAATGTATCCCCGCTGGAATGGACTTCGATCTCTTGGTTCATGGGGCTAATTCTTTCAGCGCCTGTATTGGGCATTGTTTCGATCCTCCTTGATTATAGCCACTATCAGCAGCTTATAGCTGGTGCAGCCACCATAATCGGAGCCATCTTCTGCCTCCCAGCCGGCTTTTTCAAGAAGTCGTGGATCTTTCCACCATACATTGCCATCATCGTGGCAGCAAACACCATTGTTGGTGCAGCTCATGCCCGCCACCTTGGCCTAATGATCCGCGGATTCACAGGCTCCGTCATACCGCAGCAACAGTTTGCAAACAGAAGATCCTTCACCAGCCGTCTGTCCCTCTACTCAACTGCAGCGGGCTGCTTGGGAGCTGCAATCATGTCTTCCTTTACATACCACATGTTCAGCCACAAAGACCACTTCACTGCAATGTGGGTTGTTTCCATATTCAGTGGCCTTGTCTGGGGTCTAGGATTGCTCCACATTTTCAGCACGGACAGAGCCACGACAACTTACAACGACGCACCATCACATTCTGCGCCCATAACGCACGTGTTGTCCATCTTCAGATACCCGCATGCTGCAGGGAGTCTTGCTGCGGTTTTCCTATCATCTTTTATGTCAATGTGCATTTTCGGAGCAGCATTGCTTCATGCCATGGGATACAGTTGCTTCCAAACAAAGAACATATTGTTTCTATGGCTAACATATTTCATGGTTCCTATAGCTTCTCTTCCATTGGTACATCCACTTCAGCTAACCATGAAATTAGATGCGGAGAAGATGCAGCTTCTTGGGTTCATATTGTCCACTTTGGCATCAGGGTTTGGTTTCTATTATAAAGGAGCCATGTGGACTAAAGGCAATCTGTTTTTCTTCGCAGCTATACAGGGATCCGCCACAG GTTTCCTGCATGCTTTCGGGAGGGTTCTGTGGTTGGATTGTTCCCCTGCAGGTAAAGAAGGTGCATTTTCTGTGTGGTTTTCATGGGCACGAGCACTGGGAGCTTGTGCAGGATTCGCTGTAGCAACTTCCATACCTGGAAACGTTGGCAGAGCGTTTGGAGCATCGTTCTGTGCAGGGCTCGTGGGGATGGTTATTCTGATATTCGGAAATATCAGCAGCTTCAAAGGAGCGAAAGCAGCCGGGCACGTCATCAAAAGTGGGAAGAACTCCCCTGCCCCTGAATTTGTTGCTGATCGTTCCAAGACTACTGTTTTATCTGAGGTTCTAGCTAAAGGAAAGGCTGAAGTTTAA